A window of the archaeon BMS3Bbin15 genome harbors these coding sequences:
- the mntB gene encoding manganese transport system membrane protein MntB, with product MIELFIKYEFMRNALIAAVLAGVTCGIIGTYVVIKRIVFLSGGIPHATFGGIGLGYLLGINPILTAIPFSVLSAFTIGAIHKKAKVNEDTAIGIVWAVGMALGIIFIGLSHTPASDLIGYLFGDIQTVQVSTLLMMLILDIIILISVFLFHREFLIVAFDEEFSTVAGVPSKSMYFLLLGLIALGVVVLIKAVGIILVIALLTIPATISRKFTSNIKKLMFISTFAGITLTVIGLWLSYLFDMASGATIVLVLGIAFVISSFLDR from the coding sequence ATGATAGAACTTTTTATTAAATATGAATTTATGAGAAATGCTCTGATTGCGGCAGTTCTGGCAGGTGTAACCTGTGGAATTATAGGCACCTATGTCGTTATAAAAAGAATAGTATTTCTCAGTGGAGGAATTCCACATGCTACTTTTGGTGGTATAGGTCTGGGTTACCTTCTTGGAATAAATCCTATTTTGACTGCCATTCCATTCAGTGTATTATCAGCCTTTACAATTGGAGCTATTCACAAAAAAGCAAAGGTGAATGAAGATACAGCTATTGGAATTGTGTGGGCGGTGGGTATGGCACTGGGAATTATATTCATTGGCCTGAGCCATACTCCTGCTTCTGACCTGATAGGATATCTATTTGGAGATATTCAGACAGTTCAGGTTTCAACTCTTCTTATGATGCTGATTCTTGATATTATTATTCTTATATCAGTGTTCCTATTTCACAGAGAATTTCTTATTGTAGCATTCGACGAGGAGTTTTCAACGGTTGCCGGAGTCCCATCAAAAAGCATGTATTTTTTACTTCTGGGTCTTATTGCCCTGGGTGTTGTTGTTTTAATAAAGGCTGTGGGTATTATTCTGGTTATTGCTCTTCTAACCATTCCTGCAACAATAAGCAGGAAGTTCACATCTAATATCAAAAAATTGATGTTTATCTCAACCTTCGCTGGGATTACTCTCACTGTAATTGGTTTATGGCTATCCTATCTGTTTGATATGGCTTCTGGTGCAACAATTGTTCTGGTTCTTGGAATAGCATTCGTTATATCTTCATTTTTAGACAGATAA
- the copB gene encoding copper-exporting P-type ATPase B has product MKNKTKNSMKSVEFYINDYMPPGCQCNLEDKIKNKVNGVINVAINPNTDSMNVVFDSTQTNEEEIISFMKKCGYECSVSEKKDHKKMEHAAHKEMKHKEHENHHAMMMKEFRRKTLISLIFTIPVLLLSPTIQKWFGFKIPDFGFNTLLLVVFSSIIALYGASPFYRGAIRSLKSGILDMNVLVSLAVGSGYLYSLGTTFLFSASDFYWEISTLVLFLLFGHWMEMRAVIGASGALNELVRLIPPKANLVKGKDIVKAETSEVQVGDILLIRPGGKVPIDGKVIEGETSINESMITGESKPVSKKVGDEVIGGTINESGSIKIKVEKVGEDTALAQIINLVKNAQASKPKSQKLADRAAHYLTITAIIVGALTFTYWYGFTAIGFVFALTFTITVFVIACPHALGLAIPMVTSISTTLAAKNGMLIKDMKAMEIAKNLDYVVFDKTGTLTKGEFGVSDIIVLSDWKEDDILRKAAALEINSEHVIARGIVAKAKEKEIKLPEVEKFQAIPGKGAEGIAEKEEVYIGNEALMKFLNLDTVKSKKELEKLSSQGKTVVYVATKKEIKGLIALSDIIREESYDTVKSLRNLGVKVAMLTGDNKITAQYVANELGLDTYFAEVFPGDKSSKIKGLQEQGYKVAMVGDGVNDAPALTQADVGIAIGAGTDVAVESAEIVLVKNDPRDISHLIKLSKGTMNKMNQNLVWATGYNALAIPIAAGVLYSYGITIQPEYAALIMAASSIIVVINAFMLKNIKLD; this is encoded by the coding sequence ATGAAAAATAAAACAAAGAATTCTATGAAATCTGTTGAATTTTATATAAATGACTACATGCCTCCCGGCTGCCAATGTAATCTGGAGGACAAGATTAAAAATAAAGTTAATGGTGTGATAAATGTAGCCATTAATCCAAATACTGATTCAATGAATGTTGTTTTTGACTCTACTCAAACAAACGAAGAAGAAATTATTAGCTTTATGAAAAAATGTGGATACGAATGCTCTGTTTCTGAGAAAAAAGACCACAAGAAAATGGAACATGCTGCTCATAAGGAAATGAAGCACAAAGAACATGAAAATCATCATGCGATGATGATGAAAGAATTTAGAAGGAAAACTCTTATTTCTTTAATTTTCACAATCCCGGTTCTTCTTTTATCTCCCACTATCCAGAAATGGTTTGGTTTCAAAATTCCCGATTTCGGATTTAACACTTTATTACTGGTGGTTTTTTCTTCTATTATAGCCCTTTATGGTGCGTCCCCCTTTTACAGAGGAGCAATCAGGTCATTAAAAAGCGGGATACTGGACATGAATGTGCTTGTAAGTCTGGCTGTTGGTTCAGGATATCTATATAGCCTAGGAACCACTTTCCTGTTTTCTGCATCAGATTTTTACTGGGAAATTTCAACGCTTGTTCTTTTCCTTCTTTTTGGACATTGGATGGAGATGCGGGCTGTAATTGGTGCATCTGGTGCACTTAACGAGCTGGTTAGATTAATACCGCCAAAAGCCAATCTTGTTAAGGGCAAGGATATTGTTAAAGCAGAAACGTCTGAGGTGCAGGTGGGCGACATTTTGTTAATCCGACCTGGAGGGAAGGTTCCAATAGACGGCAAAGTTATAGAAGGAGAAACAAGTATAAACGAGTCAATGATTACGGGGGAGTCAAAGCCTGTCTCCAAGAAAGTTGGAGATGAAGTGATTGGTGGAACCATAAATGAATCTGGCTCGATTAAAATTAAAGTTGAAAAAGTCGGAGAAGATACTGCCCTGGCACAGATAATCAATCTGGTAAAAAATGCTCAGGCTTCAAAACCAAAAAGTCAAAAACTGGCTGACAGAGCGGCGCATTATCTTACCATTACAGCTATTATTGTCGGAGCGCTTACATTTACATACTGGTATGGTTTTACAGCAATAGGGTTCGTTTTTGCCCTGACTTTTACCATTACAGTTTTTGTCATAGCCTGCCCCCATGCTTTAGGATTGGCTATACCGATGGTTACTTCAATATCCACAACTCTTGCTGCAAAAAACGGAATGCTTATTAAGGATATGAAGGCAATGGAAATAGCAAAAAATCTTGATTATGTTGTATTTGACAAAACAGGCACGCTAACAAAAGGTGAATTTGGAGTTTCAGATATTATAGTACTTAGCGATTGGAAAGAAGATGATATTTTAAGAAAAGCGGCAGCACTGGAAATCAATTCCGAACATGTTATTGCAAGAGGAATTGTTGCAAAAGCAAAAGAAAAGGAAATTAAACTCCCAGAGGTAGAAAAATTTCAGGCAATTCCTGGAAAAGGAGCAGAAGGAATTGCAGAAAAAGAGGAAGTTTATATTGGCAATGAAGCATTAATGAAATTTTTAAATCTTGATACGGTAAAATCTAAAAAGGAATTAGAAAAATTATCTTCGCAGGGTAAGACTGTCGTGTATGTAGCCACAAAGAAGGAAATTAAAGGGCTTATAGCACTTTCAGATATAATAAGAGAAGAATCATATGACACTGTAAAATCATTGCGGAATTTAGGTGTAAAAGTTGCTATGCTTACTGGCGATAATAAAATAACTGCTCAATATGTTGCTAATGAACTTGGGCTTGACACCTATTTTGCAGAAGTTTTTCCAGGTGACAAATCAAGCAAAATAAAGGGATTACAGGAACAGGGATACAAAGTGGCAATGGTTGGTGATGGAGTGAATGATGCTCCTGCTTTAACTCAGGCTGATGTAGGCATCGCTATTGGAGCGGGAACTGATGTTGCTGTAGAATCTGCCGAAATAGTACTGGTAAAAAATGACCCAAGGGACATATCCCATCTCATTAAACTAAGTAAAGGCACAATGAATAAAATGAACCAAAATTTGGTCTGGGCAACGGGCTATAATGCACTGGCAATTCCAATAGCAGCAGGAGTTTTATATTCTTATGGGATTACTATCCAGCCAGAATACGCTGCTCTTATAATGGCTGCAAGTTCTATAATTGTTGTAATTAATGCATTTATGTTAAAAAATATTAAACTGGATTAA
- a CDS encoding putative diphthamide synthesis protein, whose translation MYNFEIDKIVEIIKKNNYRVVSLQFPEGLRDYSTSVVEKIEEKIPVLITLISSNSCYGACDLADEDAMNLGAEALFHFGHAQLLKKSRIPVYYIEVRLPHSFIDVLEKNLDKLPENLGLVTTVQHIQRVKEVKDYLETHGFNVYTGRPEGRCKYEAQVLGCSFYAAKSIASEVDAFLYMGSGDFHPLGVALATGKPCFALDPLLREIRSLEEKKEKFLKQRYATIAKAKNAESFGIIVGEKRGQRRLSLALEIRRKLMAMNRKSFLIHAREITPENIIYFRKLDALVNTACPRIVIEDSPGFYNPLLTPKELEIILGERDSYEMDEF comes from the coding sequence ATGTACAACTTTGAGATTGATAAAATTGTGGAGATAATCAAGAAAAATAACTACAGAGTTGTTTCTCTACAGTTTCCGGAGGGTCTGAGAGATTATTCCACTTCAGTAGTAGAGAAGATAGAGGAGAAAATTCCTGTCCTGATAACTCTTATATCCTCAAATTCCTGCTATGGCGCCTGCGACCTTGCTGATGAAGATGCTATGAATCTTGGTGCTGAGGCACTTTTCCACTTTGGTCATGCTCAGCTTTTGAAGAAAAGCAGAATTCCTGTTTATTATATAGAGGTGCGCCTTCCTCACAGTTTTATAGATGTTCTTGAGAAAAATCTTGATAAGCTTCCCGAAAACCTGGGTTTAGTTACCACAGTGCAGCATATTCAGAGAGTAAAGGAAGTTAAGGATTATCTTGAAACTCATGGCTTTAATGTGTATACTGGCAGGCCAGAGGGCAGGTGTAAATACGAGGCTCAGGTTCTTGGATGCTCCTTCTACGCTGCAAAAAGCATTGCTTCAGAGGTGGATGCTTTTCTTTATATGGGTTCAGGTGATTTTCATCCTCTTGGTGTTGCTCTGGCTACAGGTAAGCCATGCTTTGCTTTAGACCCTCTGCTGAGAGAGATTAGAAGCCTTGAAGAAAAGAAGGAGAAGTTTCTGAAGCAGAGATATGCCACAATTGCAAAGGCTAAGAACGCTGAGAGCTTTGGAATAATTGTTGGAGAGAAGAGAGGGCAGAGGAGATTGAGTTTAGCTCTGGAGATAAGGAGAAAGCTCATGGCTATGAATAGAAAGAGTTTCCTTATTCATGCCAGAGAAATTACTCCAGAGAATATTATATACTTCAGAAAGCTTGATGCTCTTGTTAATACAGCCTGTCCGAGAATTGTTATAGAGGATTCTCCAGGATTTTATAACCCATTGCTCACTCCAAAAGAGCTTGAAATTATACTGGGCGAAAGGGATAGTTACGAGATGGATGAGTTTTAG
- the miaB_2 gene encoding (Dimethylallyl)adenosine tRNA methylthiotransferase MiaB, with the protein MKGIKVEPTLPVLSEKHSIANFYSSYMKLLLIHPYFPYRGKDLFPLGLGYIASAARKYAEIRVIDEIVHPFTREEFRAFDPDFVGITATTPSFNRAEKIISIIKKEKPSAKVIFGGVHVTFKPEKALNAGADIVVRGEGEEAFVEILSDKALEDIKGISYHRNKEIINNPDRDLIEDLDSIPMPAWEFFPMKEYKIMSLVSARGCPYSCAYCSASSFWQHRVRFRSPENFMTEVRALYNMGKKRLRFMDSTFTLDRKRALEICSMIEEEGFKDFKYSIETRADHLDKELFEALRNSGCDLVCLGVDSGSQQVLDACNRKVDVEEVKMAILMAKQYGLNVRAYVTYGFPGESRENVEATVRLLRETRPQQILLSLATIYPGTELEGGKEIKVHPNWVEKFHGHGYGAELYFPETLERKEYTKLGDYIYREIKKLNKMVIKERAG; encoded by the coding sequence ATGAAAGGAATTAAGGTAGAGCCCACACTTCCAGTGTTATCAGAAAAACATTCCATTGCTAATTTTTATAGCTCATATATGAAACTCCTTCTCATTCACCCCTACTTTCCCTACAGGGGAAAGGACTTATTCCCTCTCGGACTGGGTTATATTGCCTCTGCTGCAAGGAAATATGCAGAGATAAGGGTTATAGATGAAATTGTTCATCCTTTCACCAGAGAGGAATTCAGAGCCTTTGACCCGGATTTTGTTGGCATCACAGCAACAACACCATCATTTAACAGAGCCGAAAAGATAATCTCTATAATAAAGAAGGAAAAACCATCAGCAAAAGTGATTTTTGGCGGTGTGCATGTTACATTCAAACCCGAGAAGGCTTTAAATGCCGGTGCAGATATTGTGGTGAGAGGTGAAGGTGAGGAAGCTTTTGTTGAAATTCTGTCAGATAAAGCTCTTGAGGACATAAAAGGGATTTCATACCATAGGAATAAAGAAATTATAAACAATCCCGATAGGGATTTAATTGAAGACCTTGACTCGATTCCCATGCCTGCGTGGGAGTTCTTCCCAATGAAGGAATATAAGATAATGAGCCTTGTCTCTGCCAGAGGCTGCCCCTACTCCTGTGCTTACTGTTCAGCCTCCAGCTTCTGGCAGCACAGGGTAAGATTCAGAAGCCCGGAAAACTTCATGACCGAAGTCAGAGCCCTTTACAATATGGGTAAGAAGAGGCTCCGCTTCATGGACAGCACATTTACTCTTGACAGAAAGCGTGCCCTTGAGATATGTTCAATGATTGAAGAAGAAGGCTTTAAGGACTTCAAATACAGTATTGAAACAAGAGCAGACCATCTAGATAAAGAGTTATTCGAAGCTCTCAGGAACTCAGGCTGCGACCTTGTCTGCCTTGGAGTGGATTCTGGCTCTCAGCAGGTTCTGGATGCCTGCAACAGGAAAGTTGATGTTGAAGAAGTTAAGATGGCTATTCTGATGGCAAAGCAATATGGCTTAAATGTGAGAGCCTATGTTACCTATGGCTTCCCTGGAGAGAGCAGGGAAAATGTAGAAGCTACTGTCAGACTTCTGAGAGAAACAAGACCACAGCAGATTCTTCTGAGTCTTGCCACAATTTACCCTGGAACAGAACTTGAAGGCGGAAAAGAAATTAAGGTGCACCCCAACTGGGTTGAGAAGTTCCATGGCCACGGCTATGGAGCAGAGTTATATTTTCCTGAAACTCTGGAAAGAAAGGAGTACACAAAATTGGGAGATTACATTTACAGAGAGATAAAAAAACTGAACAAGATGGTTATAAAGGAAAGAGCTGGTTAA
- a CDS encoding radical SAM superfamily protein, protein MVVTLFDPWKSRLCTCSKKYSLNPYTGCSHSCIYCYITSYIPRGYEARLKKNIFKDLKRELPNLNRKIPITMSNSSDPYQPIEREYKITRKVLKMLSEFKVQIITKGDLVTRDADLLSQMKAAVAITVTTLDEELANKLEPLAPSPHDRLKAMEHLISHSIPVSARIDPIIPYINENAEELVKELSHIGVKHITSSTFKPRYDSWRRLRETFPEETEKLHSLYFDKGERKQNSSYLPEGLRLKLMKGVRQACEKHSISFATCREGLNINTAESCDGIHLIN, encoded by the coding sequence ATGGTTGTCACTCTCTTCGACCCCTGGAAAAGCAGACTATGCACCTGCTCAAAGAAGTACTCCTTAAATCCCTATACAGGTTGCAGCCATTCATGTATTTACTGCTATATCACCAGCTATATTCCCAGGGGATATGAAGCAAGATTGAAGAAGAATATTTTCAAAGATTTAAAGAGGGAACTCCCAAATCTGAACAGAAAAATACCAATAACCATGAGCAACTCCTCTGACCCCTACCAGCCTATTGAAAGAGAATATAAAATTACAAGAAAAGTCCTGAAAATGCTCTCTGAATTTAAAGTGCAGATTATAACAAAAGGTGACCTTGTTACACGGGATGCTGACCTTCTCTCTCAGATGAAGGCTGCTGTTGCAATAACTGTCACCACACTGGATGAAGAGCTGGCTAATAAGCTTGAACCTCTTGCACCTTCCCCGCATGACAGATTAAAAGCAATGGAGCATCTTATTTCACATAGTATACCAGTTTCAGCGAGGATAGACCCCATAATTCCATATATAAATGAGAATGCTGAAGAGCTTGTAAAGGAGCTTTCACATATAGGAGTTAAACATATCACATCCTCAACATTTAAACCCAGATATGACTCATGGAGAAGATTGAGAGAGACTTTCCCTGAAGAGACTGAGAAGCTCCACAGCCTTTATTTTGATAAAGGTGAAAGAAAGCAGAACTCCTCTTATTTACCCGAGGGTCTTAGGCTGAAGCTCATGAAAGGAGTTAGACAAGCCTGCGAAAAGCACAGCATCAGTTTTGCCACCTGCAGAGAGGGTTTGAATATCAACACTGCAGAAAGCTGCGATGGAATCCACCTTATAAATTAA
- the znuC gene encoding high-affinity zinc uptake system ATP-binding protein ZnuC translates to MDREIVSLKNLYVYFNNTVSLEDINLSIKQNTFLGIIGPNGGGKTTLLRVILGLIKPDRGEVRVFGKTPEEGRKFIGYLPQYNLFDHSFPLNVFEVVLMGRYRGIFKDYSKEDKAAVINALKTVGMFEFKDRQIGRLSGGQLQRVFIARAIVREPKLLLLDEPTASIDPEMQRAFYDLLLKLKERMAVVLITHDVGAVSVYVDEIACLNRRLFYHGPKEEGLDKIEEMYRCPIDLIAHGVPHRVLRGH, encoded by the coding sequence ATGGATAGAGAGATTGTAAGCTTAAAGAATTTATACGTTTATTTCAATAATACAGTCAGTCTTGAAGATATCAATCTTTCTATAAAGCAGAATACTTTTCTGGGGATAATTGGACCAAACGGTGGGGGAAAGACAACATTATTGAGAGTTATTTTAGGGTTAATAAAACCTGATAGGGGAGAAGTCAGAGTCTTTGGAAAAACTCCGGAAGAAGGCAGAAAATTCATCGGTTATCTACCTCAGTACAATCTATTTGACCATAGTTTTCCTCTAAATGTCTTTGAAGTTGTCCTCATGGGGAGATATCGTGGAATATTCAAAGACTACTCTAAAGAAGATAAAGCTGCTGTCATCAATGCATTGAAGACTGTGGGTATGTTTGAGTTTAAAGATAGACAGATAGGCAGGTTATCCGGGGGACAGCTTCAGAGGGTTTTTATAGCCAGAGCAATTGTAAGAGAACCAAAATTGCTGTTACTTGATGAACCAACAGCAAGCATCGACCCGGAAATGCAGAGGGCATTTTATGACCTGCTATTAAAGCTGAAGGAAAGAATGGCTGTGGTTCTTATTACGCATGATGTGGGTGCTGTATCTGTTTATGTTGATGAGATTGCATGCTTAAATCGCAGGCTGTTCTATCATGGGCCGAAGGAAGAAGGATTGGATAAGATTGAAGAAATGTACAGATGCCCTATAGATTTGATAGCTCATGGCGTACCACATAGAGTTTTGAGGGGACATTAG